The following are encoded together in the Nyctibius grandis isolate bNycGra1 chromosome 5, bNycGra1.pri, whole genome shotgun sequence genome:
- the ARHGDIB gene encoding rho GDP-dissociation inhibitor 2, giving the protein MTEKTQEPHVEEDDDELDGKLNYKPPPQKTLQELQELDKDDESLAKYKKSLLGDGPVVVDPTAPNVVVTRLTLVCDSAPGPITMDLTGDLEALKKETFVLKEGVEYKVKIHFRVNRDIVSGLKYVQHTYRTGVKVDKATFMVGSYGPRPEEYEFLTPVEEAPKGMLARGTYHNKSFFTDDDKHDHLTWEWNLSIKKEWTE; this is encoded by the exons ATGACTGAGAAAACTCAAGAACCTCATGTggaggaagatgatgatgagCTGGATGGGAAACTCAACTACAAACCTCCTCCCCAGAAAACACTGCAGGAGCTGCAAGAATTGGACAAGGACGATGAAAGCCTCGCTAAGTACAAGAAGTCCCTGCTGGGAGATGGACCTGTGGTAGTAG ACCCAACAGCTCCTAACGTGGTGGTCACCCGACTCACCCTGGTATGTGACTCTGCTCCAGGACCGATCACTATGGACCTTACAG GAGACCTTGAAGCACTCAAGAAAGAGACATTCGTATTAAAGGAAGGAGTGGAATACAAAGTCAAGATCCACTTCAGA GTAAACAGGGACATTGTGTCGGGACTGAAATATGTGCAACACACCTACCGGACAGGGGTGAAAG TGGACAAAGCCACATTCATGGTTGGCAGCTACGGGCCACGGCCAGAGGAGTATGAGTTCCTGACGCCTGTTGAGGAGGCTCCTAAGGGTATGCTGGCTCGAGGCACCTATCACAACAAGTCCTTCTTCACAGATGACGACAAGCATGACCATCTCACCTGGGAGTGGAACCTGTCCATCAAGAAGGAATGGACAGAATGA